A stretch of Triticum aestivum cultivar Chinese Spring chromosome 1D, IWGSC CS RefSeq v2.1, whole genome shotgun sequence DNA encodes these proteins:
- the LOC123183019 gene encoding aspartic proteinase NANA, chloroplast, whose translation MARCGVAVLVLILLACVAAAAAAGGGDHHHRRGSRASARLQLVPAAPGASLAERARDDRHRHAYISTRLASSSRRRAAETSTAPGPEASAFAMPLTSGAYTGTGQYFVRFRVGTPAQPFVLVADTGSDLTWVKCRGASSPSAASPSGSPRVFRPADSKSWAPFPCSSDTCKSYVPFSLANCSAGTAPCSYDYRYKDNSSARGVVGTDAATIALSGSNGGGADRKAKLQEVVLGCTTSYDGQSFQASDGVLSLGNSNISFAARAAARFGGRFSYCLVDHLAPRNTSSYLTFGPDASNGASSSRTPLLLDALVAPFYAVTVDAVSVAGEALDIPAEVWDVKRNGGAILDSGTSLTILATPAYKAVVAALSKQLAGVPRVTMDPFEYCYNWTATGTPPAVPRLEVRFAGSARLQPPTKSYVIDAAPGVKCIGLQEGGWPGVSVIGNILQQEHLWEFDLANRWLRFKESRCAQ comes from the exons ATGGCGCGTTGTGGGGTCGCCGTTCTCGTTCTGATCCTGCTTGCATgtgtggctgcggcggcggccgcgggcggTGGGGATCACCACCACCGGCGGGGGAGCAGGGCGTCGGCGCGGCTGCAGCTGGTGCCCGCCGCGCCGGGCGCGTCGCTGGCCGAGCGCGCGCGGGACGACCGGCACCGGCACGCCTACATCTCCACCAGGCTGGCGTCGTCAAGCCGGCGGCGCGCGGCCGAGACGTCGACGGCCCCGGGCCCGGAGGCGTCGGCGTTCGCGATGCCGCTGACGTCGGGCGCGTACACGGGCACGGGGCAGTACTTCGTGCGGTTCCGCGTGGGCACCCCCGCGCAGCCCTTCGTGCTGGTCGCCGACACCGGCAGCGACCTCACCTGGGTAAAGTGccgcggcgcgtcctcgccgtcggccgcGTCTCCGTCAGGCTCGCCGCGCGTGTTCCGGCCGGCCGACTCCAAGTCGTGGGCGCCCTTCCCGTGCTCCTCCGACACGTGCAAGTCCTACGtccccttctccctcgccaactGCTCCGCCGGCACCGCCCCCTGCTCCTACGACTACAG GTACAAGGACAACTCGTCGGCCCGCGGCGTGGTGGGCACGGACGCGGCCACCATCGCGCTGTCCGGCTCCAACGGCGGCGGCGCGGACAGGAAGGCCAAGCTGCAGGAGGTGGTGCTGGGATGCACCACCTCCTACGACGGCCAGAGCTTCCAGGCCTCCGACGGCGTGCTCAGCCTCGGCAACAGCAACATCTCcttcgccgcccgcgccgccgcgcgctTCGGCGGCCGCTTCTCCTACTGCCTCGTCGACCACCTCGCCCCGCGCAACACCTCCAGCTACCTCACCTTCGGCCCCGACGCCTCCAACGGCGCCTCATCTTCCAGGACGCCGCTGCTGCTCGACGCCCTGGTGGCCCCGTTCTACGCCGTGACGGTCGACGCCGTCTCCGTCGCCGGGGAGGCGCTCGACATCCCCGCCGAGGTGTGGGACGTCAAGAGGAACGGCGGCGCCATCCTCGACTCCGGCACAAGCCTCACCATCCTCGCCACCCCGGCGTACAAGGCCGTCGTGGCGGCGCTGAGCAAGCAGCTCGCGGGAGTGCCAAGGGTGACCATGGACCCGTTCGAGTACTGCTACAACTGGACGGCCACGGGCACGCCGCCGGCCGTCCCGAGGCTGGAGGTGCGGTTCGCCGGGTCGGCGCGGCTTCAGCCACCGACCAAGAGCTACGTCATCGACGCGGCGCCCGGCGTCAAGTGCATCGGGCTGCAGGAGGGCGGCTGGCCCGGGGTGTCCGTCATCGGCAACATCCTGCAGCAGGAGCACCTCTGGGAGTTCGACCTCGCCAACCGCTGGCTTAGGTTTAAGGAGAGTCGCTGTGCACAGTAA